From the genome of Kaistella daneshvariae, one region includes:
- a CDS encoding potassium-transporting ATPase subunit C has product MKKIIFLLLIFSSASIFSQVTNEKIKTDIVKNFKLINKYYNDKNDYENIKLKKYFTEIIFCANCENNVEDLLNPHIYRDDFLKNNLKEVIGLLSVTEIKKSKIYFNQPSNTYQLSYSTAKPNEKTGFEGASAIIYIRNINGQYKISGVMTIP; this is encoded by the coding sequence ATGAAAAAAATTATTTTTCTACTACTTATTTTTTCTTCCGCAAGTATATTTTCACAAGTAACTAATGAGAAAATAAAAACTGACATTGTAAAGAATTTTAAACTCATTAATAAATATTACAATGACAAAAATGATTATGAAAATATAAAACTTAAGAAATATTTTACTGAAATAATTTTCTGTGCTAATTGTGAAAATAACGTGGAAGATTTACTGAATCCACACATTTATAGAGATGATTTTTTAAAAAACAACTTGAAGGAAGTAATTGGATTACTAAGTGTTACTGAAATTAAAAAAAGTAAAATATATTTTAATCAACCATCAAATACATACCAATTATCCTATTCAACTGCAAAACCAAACGAAAAAACTGGTTTTGAAGGTGCATCTGCAATAATTTATATTCGTAATATTAATGGACAATATAAAATTAGTGGAGTAATGACAATTCCGTGA
- a CDS encoding receptor L domain-containing protein, which translates to MVNDNQQTQEIELRTNIPTFVSQIQVDYEGEIIKTNNEEILLYGMLIGENENLTIDSNQGDQTKEYSNGDKILNGSFYDLEGNKKYFLRFYVKTNKKIYYGNIVNFESKKHNSPSEQIINLNSQQNVIDFGKNNYTYVFELNIRGDVEDLSPLSSIIKVGKSLNIEYTSKLKTLHGLENLQIIGTDVLPNGQLQIYNNSKLETLSGLDKLMFTGRLYVGFNPLVNNLQGLGKLEQAWHSTFLTVPSFDGLPLNFRTGEFESRGFQGTDLGNRTINCEAYDFALKDAPNITSLKGFIVGNYQNTTSFTIENCKKLKSLEGIVFPSKYDDISITNCENFESLKGLDNLTIVDVLSLNNLPKLENLKGLENVSQIERLYLSKVSITNFMGLNSVKTIDHLSVSFCNNLINFQGLPSLTKIGDDISYFEISSCQNLENFVGLEKVQHFTRFNIYSLPMLKNFDGIKQAKMPFISIRNCNFINSLQGLENVFGVSNLAIYENQNLQNFCAIKNIVGNLNSNSYYVKNNLNNPTQQEIINNCP; encoded by the coding sequence GTGGTAAACGATAATCAACAAACTCAAGAAATTGAATTAAGGACAAATATTCCAACATTTGTTTCTCAAATTCAGGTTGATTATGAAGGAGAAATCATTAAAACAAACAATGAAGAAATTTTATTGTATGGTATGTTAATTGGCGAAAACGAAAATTTAACAATTGACTCTAATCAAGGGGATCAAACAAAAGAATATTCTAATGGTGATAAAATTTTGAATGGAAGTTTTTATGATTTAGAGGGGAATAAAAAGTATTTTTTAAGATTTTATGTTAAAACTAATAAAAAAATTTATTACGGCAATATTGTTAATTTTGAATCTAAAAAACATAATTCCCCGAGTGAACAAATTATAAATTTAAATTCTCAACAAAATGTAATTGATTTTGGTAAAAATAACTATACATATGTTTTTGAGCTTAATATAAGGGGAGATGTTGAAGATTTATCCCCACTTTCTTCAATTATAAAAGTAGGAAAAAGTCTTAATATAGAATACACAAGTAAATTAAAAACTTTGCACGGTCTAGAAAATCTTCAAATAATTGGTACTGATGTACTTCCAAATGGACAATTACAAATCTATAATAACAGCAAATTGGAAACTTTATCTGGTCTCGACAAACTAATGTTTACTGGTCGATTATATGTTGGTTTTAATCCCTTAGTAAATAATCTTCAAGGATTAGGTAAATTAGAGCAGGCTTGGCATTCGACATTTCTTACGGTTCCCAGTTTTGATGGATTACCTTTAAATTTTAGAACTGGAGAATTTGAAAGCAGAGGGTTTCAAGGAACAGATTTAGGAAATAGAACCATTAATTGCGAAGCATATGACTTTGCGTTAAAAGACGCACCAAATATAACATCGCTTAAAGGATTTATTGTCGGAAATTATCAAAATACCACTTCTTTTACAATAGAAAACTGTAAAAAATTAAAATCATTAGAGGGCATCGTTTTTCCCTCAAAATATGATGATATATCAATAACCAATTGTGAAAATTTTGAAAGTTTAAAAGGACTTGATAACCTTACAATAGTTGATGTGTTGAGTTTAAATAATCTACCTAAATTAGAAAATTTGAAAGGACTTGAAAATGTTTCACAAATTGAAAGACTTTATCTTTCAAAAGTTAGTATTACTAATTTTATGGGATTAAATAGTGTAAAAACAATAGACCATCTTTCTGTTAGTTTTTGCAACAATCTCATTAATTTTCAGGGACTACCTTCTTTAACAAAAATAGGAGATGATATTTCATATTTTGAAATTTCTAGTTGTCAGAATTTAGAGAATTTTGTAGGTTTGGAAAAAGTTCAACATTTTACTAGGTTTAATATTTATTCATTACCAATGCTTAAGAATTTTGATGGAATCAAGCAAGCTAAAATGCCTTTTATTAGTATTAGGAATTGCAATTTTATTAATTCTCTACAAGGTTTAGAAAATGTTTTTGGTGTAAGTAATTTGGCAATTTATGAAAATCAAAATCTACAAAACTTTTGTGCCATTAAGAATATTGTCGGAAACTTAAATTCCAACTCATATTATGTGAAAAATAATTTAAACAATCCAACTCAACAAGAGATAATCAATAATTGTCCGTAA
- a CDS encoding HNH endonuclease: MKLIKNKEQLIKNIDTLESYLTEGDEFEISEATSLVKRGTCFVAYQVDKELRFPPSRFIGYVNNKLEIHSVSHKDGRETNKAIIDILTDKPTPNDNLEKKYFDYCNQLGIQPNEKGAFGAQRKFWRLNIEKEFDNNADLTGEFPEGKIVERTHKARERNSQVISLAKDKFKQVHGRIFCQVCGFDFEKEYGEVGKDFIEAHHTIAVSEMTPDHKTKVEDIAMLCANCHRMVHKKRPWLTMKDLDKLLKFRKNGSR; the protein is encoded by the coding sequence ATGAAACTAATAAAAAACAAAGAACAGCTAATAAAAAACATTGACACCTTGGAGAGCTATCTGACCGAAGGAGATGAATTTGAAATTAGTGAAGCAACATCTTTAGTTAAACGTGGAACTTGTTTCGTGGCTTATCAGGTTGACAAAGAACTACGTTTTCCACCAAGTCGCTTTATTGGTTACGTAAATAACAAACTTGAAATTCATTCAGTATCACATAAAGATGGACGAGAAACAAATAAAGCAATTATTGACATCCTAACTGACAAGCCAACACCCAACGACAACCTTGAAAAGAAATATTTTGACTATTGTAATCAGTTAGGTATTCAACCAAATGAAAAAGGTGCATTCGGAGCACAAAGAAAATTTTGGCGACTTAATATTGAAAAAGAGTTTGACAATAATGCGGATTTAACTGGAGAATTTCCAGAAGGAAAAATTGTTGAACGTACACACAAAGCCAGAGAGAGAAACAGTCAAGTAATATCATTGGCAAAAGACAAATTTAAACAGGTTCACGGACGGATTTTTTGCCAAGTTTGTGGATTTGACTTTGAAAAGGAATATGGCGAAGTTGGAAAGGACTTTATTGAAGCACATCATACAATAGCAGTTAGTGAAATGACTCCTGACCATAAGACCAAAGTTGAAGATATCGCAATGTTATGTGCAAACTGTCATCGAATGGTTCATAAAAAACGACCTTGGTTGACAATGAAAGATTTAGACAAACTATTAAAATTCAGAAAGAATGGCAGCAGGTAA
- a CDS encoding putative quinol monooxygenase has protein sequence MTITKGLLVRLEAKHGKDDEVEDFLSSALPLVRQEAGTKAWFALRFSRSEYGIIDFFPDEASRDAHLKGAVATVLIQKADELFETSPDIQKIDILASKLPSVAPAETNTKGLLLTFKAKEGHEQEVIQFLKDAQPLVMAEEDTIAWFAIHLPNDEYGIFDVFPDNGGRLKHLVGRVPQELAKHALSLLGSFPDMHLLEITAENFNP, from the coding sequence ATGACAATCACTAAAGGATTATTAGTTCGTTTAGAAGCGAAACATGGTAAAGATGACGAGGTGGAAGATTTCCTTTCGTCTGCCCTTCCGCTAGTACGGCAAGAGGCTGGAACAAAAGCTTGGTTTGCCCTCCGTTTTAGCCGGTCCGAATATGGCATCATTGATTTTTTCCCTGATGAAGCATCCCGTGATGCACATCTTAAAGGAGCAGTTGCCACCGTTTTAATTCAGAAAGCAGATGAATTATTTGAAACCTCCCCGGATATTCAAAAAATAGATATTCTCGCCAGCAAATTACCATCCGTAGCGCCAGCAGAAACTAATACAAAAGGACTATTGCTCACATTTAAAGCAAAAGAGGGCCACGAGCAGGAAGTGATACAATTTTTAAAAGATGCTCAGCCTTTGGTCATGGCGGAAGAAGATACAATAGCTTGGTTTGCTATCCATCTACCGAACGATGAGTACGGCATTTTCGATGTTTTTCCTGACAATGGTGGCCGTTTAAAGCATCTTGTAGGCCGCGTTCCTCAAGAATTAGCCAAACATGCACTTTCATTGCTTGGCAGTTTCCCAGATATGCATTTGCTTGAAATTACAGCCGAGAATTTTAATCCTTGA